GTGCTTTATACAGAAACACCGGTGGATAATCCGAGGGAGCTGGCACTTGATGCACTTACCAGAGTGGGATTGTCCGACAGGGCGGATTTTAAACCCGGGCAGCTCTCCGGCGGCCAGCAGCAGCGAGTGGCTATAGCACGCGCCCTTATCAATTCACCGTCCCTTATAATATGTGATGAACCAACAGGCCAGCTTGACTCTAAAACTGCATCAGAGGTCATGCAAACCCTTGTTGACTTAAATACCGCAGGAAAAACCATTCTGATGGTGACTCACGATGCTGCCGTGGCAAGGATTGCCAGGAGAGCCTATCACATACGAGACGGTCTTATAAGTAATAACGATTCGCTTTAGAAAAATTAATCAAATAAACATGAATCCAAAAACTCTGGACCTAATCAATTTGAATCTGAATCTTATAATTTTACCGGCTAATTTTGATATGTTCTTATTACCTTTAAAAGTTACCGGACTCCAGTGGTTGTTGCCGGTTATGACATCACAATCGTTCAATGAAAATCCGTCAAAAACTGGCGCCTCAAGTCTGGGTTTCAGCTCCAGCACCTCGATTTTGATTTCCCCTCCGGGGTAAGAAACCGAATTAATCAGCATTTCAGAGCCCTTAAATATACACGGATACGTGTAAAATTCCCCCATAAGCGGGGCCTCAATTCCCACAATGCCGTCCTCTCTGACTGTGGCAAGGTATATGGCAGGCCGCTCGGCACGGTATTCATTATGGGCACGGCGGGAAAAAAACACAGGATGTGCCCATTGTTTACCCTCATACGGAACCAGACCAACTCCGGCATACGTCGTGATTTTTTCGGGATTTTCCTCGTTTGAATAAAGTGCCGATTGCGAAGGGAAAAACCACCGGTTGCCGTCTCTGCTTAGCGCCAGATGCAGACTTAGAGTGTCGGTGTCTCTGTGGTAGATAGCCGGAAACATTATGTGTGCCATGTCGGCGCCGGGCCACTTATTGTAGCTGTTTGTGTATATATCGGCAGAGGGTCCCCAGCTAATCTCAGGTGTTAACACTGCCTTTGGAGGTGGAAATTTGCCAAATTGCCGGGACTCGGTTTTTCTTACTATCCGTTTACCTCCAAATCCATGACGATTCTGCGGAGACCAACCCCTTACGTACAAAACATACTTCTTTTTTTCCTTTATATAACAGGCGACTGACTGCGTATCGCTTAAGTACTCCAGTACAGGTTCATCCAGTAGTGTCCAGTGTATTCCATCTGGAGATACTGCCCCATAAAGCCAATTAAACACATCCTTAACCTTTTTTGCCTGCCCAAGGTGCACAAGTTTATAACGTTCTGGCGCAGGTGCTGAGTCATCCTTAAACACGGTTGCGCCGTGGGCACCGAGAACTCCCCCTGTGCGCTCATCACCCCAGCCATACACTATATTGTTTGACTTGCTGCCTTTGTACTCTATAAGGCCAAGTTCGGGGCGATGCCAGTGCTTACAATCATCCGATTCCATATAACAGAGTTTATCGTTTTCCTGAATTCCTTTTTCACTGAAATCATACGTGCAATACCAAAGGCGGTACTTTCCGTTGTCAAACATAAGAGTGCTGTAAGCGCCCACTAAGCCAAGCGGATCATCTGCCGCAATCGGATAATCTGAAATCTCAGGTTTTGTTATCTTAAGCTCTATCCCATACGGACTGAGCCACGGATGCGTTCCATATAAATCCTGATAGAATCTCCAAAATGGCATCCCATATCCAG
This portion of the Nitrospirota bacterium genome encodes:
- a CDS encoding ABC transporter ATP-binding protein; this translates as MPHCELKMIEKTYCVGEITVEALRGVNLIIEKGDFTAITGVSGSGKTTLLNIIGCLDVPTSGSYKLNGTDVSHYNDDALSAIRNKLIGFVFQHFYLLPYITAIENVLLPVLYTETPVDNPRELALDALTRVGLSDRADFKPGQLSGGQQQRVAIARALINSPSLIICDEPTGQLDSKTASEVMQTLVDLNTAGKTILMVTHDAAVARIARRAYHIRDGLISNNDSL